A region of Deltaproteobacteria bacterium DNA encodes the following proteins:
- the lnt gene encoding apolipoprotein N-acyltransferase has translation MNINVLALSLLSALFYVLASPFFDLEPLGWLAIAPLIGAVTLSRSLKEAFLAGLAAGVAAYSGLCYWLINTMVNFGGLGYLASFFFFLFLNLYLALYWAFFTLLLKKISQRGLSLILGAPSLWVALEYLRTYLFTGHPWGLIAYTQYKNIYAIQLADCLGVYGISFILVLFSSLFFQIVAKFIREKALPFRELAMLLLLIGLTFSYGIIKVNYYKAPEKTFQAGLIQGNIDQALKWDKKYTAKTIAIYEELSQKALRESGDLHVIIWPETAVPFYFQQPGILRNRVMRMSGTLDSPIIFGSPAYSFKEDQKINYLNSAFLISPDKEKRKIEVIDRYDKIHLVPFGEYVPLKKLLFFVEKITQGIGDFTPGKGVMTLDVEVNNSDKVKLSFGPLICYEAIFPDLVRRFVKEGANVLVNITNDGWYGKTSAPYQHLSAITFRSVENGVYMLRSANTGVTAIVDPLGRIVKETKIYEESFITGKISPSRKKTFYTRYGDLFAMFVSIIAILLLALSIKPPNTP, from the coding sequence ATGAATATTAACGTTCTTGCGCTGTCTCTTCTTTCAGCGCTTTTTTATGTCCTTGCTTCCCCCTTCTTCGACCTGGAGCCTCTCGGCTGGCTTGCCATAGCGCCGCTCATAGGGGCCGTTACCTTAAGCCGGTCTCTGAAAGAGGCTTTCCTGGCAGGCCTTGCAGCAGGTGTAGCTGCCTATTCAGGGCTTTGTTACTGGCTCATAAATACAATGGTTAACTTTGGCGGTCTGGGTTATCTTGCCAGTTTCTTCTTTTTTCTCTTTCTTAATCTTTACCTGGCCCTCTACTGGGCCTTCTTTACGCTTTTACTGAAAAAGATTTCACAAAGGGGCCTCTCTCTTATATTAGGGGCGCCCTCATTATGGGTAGCCCTCGAATACCTTCGAACCTATCTTTTTACGGGTCATCCCTGGGGCCTTATTGCTTACACGCAATACAAGAATATTTATGCCATTCAGCTGGCCGATTGTCTTGGCGTATATGGAATTTCCTTTATCCTTGTTCTCTTTTCCAGCCTCTTTTTTCAGATTGTTGCCAAATTTATCAGGGAAAAAGCCCTCCCTTTCAGGGAGTTGGCCATGCTGTTACTCCTTATTGGCCTCACATTTTCTTATGGAATCATAAAAGTCAATTATTATAAAGCGCCGGAGAAGACCTTTCAGGCAGGGCTCATACAGGGCAACATAGACCAGGCCCTTAAGTGGGATAAAAAGTACACCGCCAAAACAATCGCTATTTATGAAGAACTTTCTCAAAAGGCCCTCCGTGAATCGGGTGATCTGCATGTTATCATTTGGCCTGAAACGGCTGTCCCTTTTTACTTCCAGCAGCCCGGCATTTTAAGAAACAGGGTAATGAGAATGTCGGGAACACTCGACAGCCCGATTATTTTCGGCAGTCCCGCTTATAGCTTTAAAGAAGATCAGAAAATAAATTACTTAAACAGCGCCTTTCTCATTTCGCCGGATAAGGAAAAGAGGAAAATAGAGGTCATTGACCGCTATGACAAGATTCACCTCGTTCCCTTCGGTGAATATGTGCCATTAAAGAAACTGCTTTTTTTCGTCGAAAAAATTACCCAGGGTATAGGGGATTTTACTCCCGGAAAGGGGGTCATGACCCTCGATGTGGAAGTCAATAACAGTGACAAGGTTAAATTATCTTTCGGTCCGCTTATCTGCTACGAAGCGATATTTCCCGATCTTGTGAGGCGATTTGTAAAAGAGGGCGCTAACGTGCTCGTTAATATCACCAATGACGGCTGGTACGGGAAGACATCTGCGCCATACCAGCATCTTTCCGCCATTACCTTCCGGTCCGTAGAAAACGGCGTATACATGCTTAGATCGGCCAATACGGGGGTAACAGCCATTGTCGATCCCCTTGGAAGGATTGTCAAAGAGACCAAAATCTATGAAGAATCCTTCATTACCGGAAAGATTTCCCCTTCCCGTAAAAAAACATTTTACACCCGCTATGGTGATCTCTTTGCAATGTTTGTATCTATCATCGCCATCCTTTTGCTGGCCCTCTCTATAAAGCCCCCTAATACCCCTTAA
- a CDS encoding diacylglycerol kinase: MKPENWFETLNCAIEGILYAAKHERHVKVHFIIAAAVLTLSLFLDIKGSDFILLAISITFVIFAELINSAIEYTIDLIHEEFHPLAKAAKDVAAGAVLIASFGALIMGYIILSKPVFAYSTVALESIKRAPEHITMISLIIVIIVVVIMKSHIGKGTPLHGGMPSGHSAISFSVFTAVSLISMDPFIALLVFALALMVSHSRLLLGIHSKAEVITGALLGFLITLLFFQLFR; this comes from the coding sequence ATGAAACCGGAAAACTGGTTTGAGACTCTAAACTGCGCCATTGAAGGTATCCTCTATGCCGCAAAGCATGAAAGGCATGTGAAGGTTCACTTTATTATTGCCGCAGCCGTTCTCACTTTAAGCCTCTTTCTCGATATAAAGGGCTCTGATTTTATCCTTCTTGCCATCTCCATCACCTTTGTTATCTTTGCGGAACTTATCAATTCGGCCATCGAATACACCATCGATCTTATTCATGAGGAATTTCATCCGCTGGCCAAGGCTGCCAAGGACGTGGCTGCCGGCGCCGTGCTGATTGCATCTTTCGGCGCCCTTATTATGGGATATATTATATTGTCAAAACCGGTTTTTGCATACAGCACAGTCGCTCTGGAGAGCATAAAAAGAGCACCCGAACATATAACCATGATTTCCCTTATCATTGTTATTATCGTCGTCGTCATTATGAAGTCACATATCGGTAAGGGAACGCCCCTTCACGGAGGAATGCCGAGCGGCCATTCGGCCATATCCTTTTCTGTCTTTACCGCCGTGTCGCTTATATCGATGGATCCTTTTATTGCCCTGCTTGTCTTTGCCCTTGCCCTCATGGTTAGCCACAGCAGGTTGCTCCTGGGAATACACAGTAAAGCGGAAGTCATTACAGGCGCCTTATTGGGCTTTTTAATTACGTTACTTTTTTTTCAACTATTCAGATAG
- the ybeY gene encoding rRNA maturation RNase YbeY, producing the protein MTVLISGKKRLTGVSREKIRKTAEAVLRLLQSSDAELSILLVDDAEMTAINSEYRGKNRPTDVIAFAMGEGEFGNINSNMLGDVVISLDRAKKQAMERNAQVMEEVRSLLIHGMLHLHGYDHEKDEAQRLLMEGKEKELLKALEKRNL; encoded by the coding sequence ATGACGGTACTGATAAGCGGAAAAAAGAGACTGACAGGGGTAAGCAGGGAAAAGATCAGGAAAACGGCGGAAGCTGTTCTGCGCCTCTTGCAGTCATCTGACGCCGAGTTGAGCATTCTTCTTGTCGATGATGCCGAGATGACCGCCATTAATTCTGAATACCGCGGAAAAAACCGGCCCACCGACGTTATTGCCTTTGCCATGGGTGAGGGCGAGTTTGGTAATATTAACAGCAATATGCTGGGAGATGTGGTTATCTCTCTCGACAGGGCAAAAAAGCAGGCTATGGAAAGAAATGCACAGGTTATGGAGGAGGTAAGGTCGCTTCTCATCCACGGTATGCTCCATCTTCACGGCTATGACCATGAAAAGGATGAAGCCCAACGGCTGCTAATGGAAGGAAAGGAGAAGGAACTGCTTAAGGCGCTGGAGAAGAGAAATCTATGA
- a CDS encoding 30S ribosomal protein THX, whose amino-acid sequence MGKGDRKSKRGKIWRGTTGKRHRNNPKKTALVLEKEPPAEVKEKKKK is encoded by the coding sequence ATGGGAAAAGGCGACAGAAAATCAAAGCGCGGAAAGATCTGGCGGGGAACTACCGGTAAAAGACACCGGAATAATCCTAAAAAGACGGCCCTTGTCCTGGAAAAAGAGCCGCCTGCCGAGGTAAAGGAAAAAAAGAAAAAATAA
- a CDS encoding HDIG domain-containing protein — protein sequence MQNGKEESKKQKVVPLVKKEGAKPKESLSAGTGLFSFLSQKPHLQKSFILFVVSMGLALIISPNIVSSVYDYDAGEIARSNVKAPHDFLVQDFPSTEKKKEETGSASLSVYDFDDGAATVTGERISKSFLLMRQYLAEIEGNAGKLASLSADKQAGKRRERRMREAESAYLEESRNERKQAFDQELGLKIDEKTFLILEKQNFSSHIEDILRKACYAALVTGIVESREFLRQEMDKGIVVRSVGSQKEAEVKDISEVVDLNSARLNVVNEVKSYAELWKDKEITAFASMASSLIKPNLTLNKNETEARREKAVNEVGPVFFQVKAGEMILREGERVTAEHIVKLKALSGGKKSREWYHNLFGMFLLISALIYALYYFATSNIRKITLETKDLLFLALLLMFSILFFDITMPITDALSNVFPAIPASAYRYFFTVSASAILVRIVLNSEVAIIFSIAVSVLTAMMMKNNLYFGIYSLVGCIVGAQVVRFCKYRVTLIKAGFHIGLANAAMVIVFGLLSDNPYSGEYSFGILFAFLGGIMTGVLVTGLTPIIESLFSYTTNFKLLELASLDHPLLKDLITQSPGTYHHSWIIGNLVETAAEAIHANPLLAKVSALYHDIGKMKKPQYFFENQKGGRNPHDKLAPSLSSLIIIGHVKDGMELAKEYKLGKEITDIIPQHHGTRLIRLFYQKAKDQEDPHVHSVNEKDFRYPGPKPQTKEAGLVMLADAVEAAARTIQEPTPARIQSVVKKIIGDIFADGQLDECELTLKDMNEIAKSFNRILNGIFHARIDYPDPDDEGKKGIKVNDGTDKRKKETDRGKQGKDQENGGSCSAPLAVI from the coding sequence ATGCAAAACGGAAAGGAAGAAAGTAAAAAACAGAAGGTTGTCCCTCTTGTAAAAAAAGAGGGGGCAAAGCCAAAAGAATCACTTTCAGCCGGTACAGGGCTTTTCAGCTTCCTTAGTCAAAAGCCTCATCTGCAGAAGTCTTTCATTCTCTTTGTCGTCAGCATGGGTCTGGCATTAATCATTTCTCCCAACATCGTATCCAGTGTCTATGACTACGATGCAGGCGAGATAGCGAGGAGTAATGTAAAGGCGCCTCACGATTTTCTCGTCCAGGACTTTCCGTCTACTGAAAAAAAGAAAGAAGAAACGGGGTCCGCTTCCCTCTCTGTATATGATTTTGACGATGGCGCAGCTACCGTCACAGGAGAGAGGATATCAAAGAGTTTTCTCCTTATGCGGCAGTATCTTGCAGAAATTGAGGGAAATGCGGGGAAACTTGCCTCTTTATCTGCCGACAAGCAGGCCGGAAAGAGGAGGGAACGGCGCATGAGGGAAGCAGAGTCGGCTTACCTGGAAGAGTCACGAAATGAAAGAAAGCAGGCCTTTGACCAGGAACTTGGCCTGAAAATCGATGAAAAGACCTTTTTAATACTGGAAAAGCAGAACTTCAGCTCTCACATAGAGGATATTTTACGAAAAGCATGCTATGCAGCTCTCGTTACCGGTATTGTTGAAAGCAGGGAATTCCTCCGGCAGGAGATGGACAAGGGAATTGTCGTCAGGAGTGTGGGAAGCCAGAAGGAGGCTGAAGTTAAAGATATCTCGGAAGTGGTCGATTTAAACAGCGCCAGACTGAATGTAGTTAATGAAGTAAAATCTTATGCGGAACTCTGGAAAGACAAGGAAATTACCGCCTTTGCCAGTATGGCTTCAAGCCTTATCAAGCCCAATCTGACCTTAAATAAAAATGAAACGGAGGCAAGGAGGGAAAAGGCGGTTAATGAAGTGGGGCCTGTTTTTTTTCAGGTAAAGGCGGGAGAAATGATCCTCCGTGAGGGGGAGAGAGTCACAGCAGAGCATATCGTTAAATTGAAGGCCCTTTCAGGCGGTAAAAAGAGCAGGGAATGGTATCATAACCTTTTCGGAATGTTTCTTCTCATCAGCGCCCTTATTTATGCCCTCTATTATTTTGCAACAAGCAATATCAGGAAAATAACCCTGGAAACGAAAGACCTTCTCTTTCTTGCGCTGCTTCTTATGTTTTCCATTCTTTTCTTTGATATTACCATGCCCATAACGGACGCCCTTTCCAATGTGTTTCCTGCTATACCCGCTTCGGCCTACCGGTATTTCTTTACCGTCTCTGCCAGCGCTATTCTTGTGCGTATCGTGCTGAATTCAGAAGTGGCCATTATTTTTTCCATCGCTGTGAGTGTTTTGACGGCAATGATGATGAAAAACAACCTCTATTTCGGCATCTATTCCCTTGTGGGCTGTATCGTCGGCGCACAGGTGGTAAGGTTCTGCAAATACAGGGTAACGCTGATTAAAGCAGGCTTTCATATAGGGCTTGCCAATGCCGCCATGGTTATTGTCTTCGGACTACTTTCAGATAATCCCTATAGCGGGGAGTACTCCTTCGGTATACTTTTCGCCTTTCTGGGGGGAATTATGACGGGCGTTCTCGTTACAGGCCTTACCCCTATTATTGAAAGTCTCTTTTCTTATACGACCAATTTTAAACTCCTCGAACTGGCAAGTCTCGACCATCCCCTTTTGAAGGATCTCATTACCCAGTCGCCGGGGACCTATCACCACAGCTGGATTATCGGTAATCTCGTTGAAACGGCGGCAGAAGCCATTCATGCCAATCCGCTTCTTGCCAAGGTGAGCGCCCTTTATCACGATATTGGAAAGATGAAAAAGCCCCAGTACTTTTTTGAAAACCAGAAGGGGGGAAGAAATCCTCATGATAAACTCGCTCCCAGTCTGAGCAGCCTCATCATTATAGGTCATGTCAAGGACGGCATGGAGTTGGCAAAGGAGTATAAACTGGGCAAGGAGATTACCGATATTATCCCCCAGCACCATGGAACACGGCTTATCCGCTTATTTTACCAGAAAGCAAAGGACCAGGAAGATCCTCATGTGCACTCCGTTAATGAAAAGGACTTTCGCTATCCGGGCCCAAAGCCGCAGACCAAGGAGGCAGGTCTCGTTATGCTTGCCGACGCCGTGGAAGCGGCGGCAAGGACTATCCAGGAGCCGACGCCTGCCAGGATACAATCAGTCGTCAAGAAGATTATCGGAGATATTTTCGCCGATGGCCAGCTCGATGAATGTGAACTCACCCTTAAGGATATGAATGAAATTGCAAAGAGCTTTAACAGGATACTTAATGGAATATTCCACGCCAGGATCGATTATCCCGATCCCGACGATGAAGGAAAAAAGGGTATAAAAGTTAATGACGGTACTGATAAGCGGAAAAAAGAGACTGACAGGGGTAAGCAGGGAAAAGATCAGGAAAACGGCGGAAGCTGTTCTGCGCCTCTTGCAGTCATCTGA
- the recJ gene encoding single-stranded-DNA-specific exonuclease RecJ, whose product MEKRWVFYHQQSEECKKLAGEVNLSPKVAQVLINREINSPEEAFRFLNPSLSNLHDPFLLKDMKKGVERVLLALEKNEKITIFGDYDVDGTTSTSLLLLFLKEIEANCDYYIPDRLHEGYGLNVDAIKKLSRRGTRVIITVDNGISSFKEVELACSLGMDVIITDHHQIPPHLPPAYGVINPQQADCSYPFKELAGVGIALNMVMAIRSGLRERGKWERQCEPNIKKYLDLAALGTIADIAPLTGINRIITVHGLKELSRGNRPGIKALKRVSAIDSGEVNVGGVGFQLGPRLNAAGRMSSADAGVKLLTTEIVKEASTMAEELDSENRKRQAVEKEILEEAVAMVESMKLYEKSSIVIHSENWHPGVIGIVASRLVDRYYKPSLVIAVIDGVGKGSARSIDGFHLYRGLTECSDHLEGFGGHKYAAGITISPEKILPFAENFDRVVKKSVPKEDFKRPLKIESCLSFEEIDDNIIEELERLSPFGASNAEPVFATEDVTLLSLRLLKDAHLKMTFQQEGKTFDAIAFNMAHKRVQEGERFSIAYSLRFNYWNKQKSIQLFIKDIKC is encoded by the coding sequence ATGGAAAAAAGGTGGGTTTTTTACCACCAGCAAAGCGAGGAATGCAAAAAACTGGCGGGGGAAGTTAATCTTTCCCCCAAAGTTGCCCAGGTTTTAATAAATCGGGAGATAAACTCACCGGAGGAGGCATTCCGCTTCCTCAATCCTTCATTGTCCAATCTCCATGATCCCTTTCTCCTTAAAGATATGAAAAAAGGGGTTGAAAGGGTACTTCTTGCACTGGAAAAGAATGAAAAGATAACCATCTTCGGTGATTATGATGTAGATGGCACCACATCGACATCACTGCTGCTTCTTTTTTTAAAGGAAATCGAGGCAAATTGCGATTACTACATTCCTGACAGGCTCCATGAGGGTTATGGTCTTAACGTTGACGCCATAAAGAAACTTTCCCGGAGGGGAACGCGGGTCATCATTACCGTTGATAACGGCATAAGCTCATTTAAGGAAGTAGAGCTGGCCTGCAGTCTCGGTATGGATGTGATCATAACCGATCATCATCAAATCCCCCCCCACCTGCCACCTGCCTATGGCGTTATCAACCCTCAACAGGCTGATTGCAGCTACCCCTTTAAAGAGCTTGCCGGGGTAGGCATCGCACTCAATATGGTTATGGCTATTCGATCCGGCCTGAGAGAAAGAGGGAAATGGGAAAGGCAATGTGAGCCGAATATAAAAAAATACCTCGATCTCGCGGCACTGGGCACCATTGCCGACATAGCGCCCCTGACAGGTATAAATAGAATCATTACCGTACACGGCCTGAAGGAACTAAGCAGGGGAAACCGGCCCGGTATCAAAGCTTTAAAAAGGGTAAGCGCAATCGATTCGGGTGAAGTCAATGTGGGGGGTGTCGGATTTCAGTTGGGGCCTCGCTTAAATGCAGCAGGGAGAATGTCCAGTGCAGATGCCGGCGTGAAGCTTCTCACGACGGAAATAGTGAAAGAGGCCTCAACAATGGCTGAGGAACTCGATTCGGAGAATAGAAAGAGACAGGCCGTAGAGAAAGAGATCCTGGAAGAAGCCGTCGCCATGGTTGAATCGATGAAGCTTTACGAGAAATCATCCATTGTCATCCATTCAGAGAACTGGCATCCCGGTGTAATAGGAATAGTCGCTTCCCGGCTCGTCGATCGATATTATAAACCTTCCCTCGTTATTGCCGTCATCGACGGTGTGGGAAAGGGTTCAGCCCGAAGTATTGATGGATTTCACCTCTACAGGGGCCTTACAGAGTGCTCAGACCACCTTGAAGGGTTTGGAGGCCATAAATATGCTGCCGGAATTACCATCAGTCCTGAAAAAATCCTTCCTTTTGCTGAGAATTTCGACAGGGTAGTAAAAAAAAGTGTCCCTAAAGAGGACTTTAAACGGCCTCTTAAAATAGAGTCCTGTCTCTCATTTGAAGAAATTGATGATAACATTATCGAAGAATTGGAACGTTTGTCTCCCTTTGGCGCATCCAATGCAGAGCCTGTCTTTGCTACTGAAGATGTGACCCTTTTATCGCTAAGGCTTTTAAAGGATGCGCATTTAAAAATGACTTTTCAGCAAGAGGGCAAGACCTTTGATGCCATAGCCTTTAATATGGCGCATAAGCGGGTTCAGGAAGGGGAGCGTTTTTCCATTGCCTATTCACTGCGGTTTAATTACTGGAACAAGCAAAAGTCCATACAATTATTTATAAAAGATATAAAATGTTGA
- a CDS encoding PhoH family protein yields MEADRDEPDLEIGFKDNSLAQSLFGEHNSNLRLIEKVFPVEISSSGANLIISGSHDDIAIVNSLLKSLHELQLNGYKLSPFDIERATRIVREDPKSRLQDIFLEKICVSPKKRVISPKSVNQKKYIDAIRKNDIVFGIGPAGTGKTYLAMAMAVSSLLKGEVKRIILTRPAVEAGEKLGFLPGDLIEKVNPYLRPLYDALHDMVDFNEVKDMLEKDIVEVAPLAFMRGRTLNDSFVILDEAQNTTSEQMKMLLTRLGVGSKAIITGDITQIDLPMEKVSGLVESKRILKGVEGIVFIDFNDKDVVRHRLVQDIVNAYERLKKKLN; encoded by the coding sequence TTGGAAGCTGATAGAGACGAGCCGGACCTGGAAATCGGATTTAAAGATAACAGTCTGGCCCAATCACTTTTCGGTGAGCATAATTCAAATTTAAGACTGATTGAGAAAGTTTTTCCCGTAGAGATCAGTTCATCGGGGGCAAATCTTATCATCAGCGGAAGCCATGACGATATCGCTATTGTCAACAGCCTTCTTAAATCTTTGCATGAACTCCAGCTCAATGGGTACAAGCTGAGTCCTTTCGATATCGAGAGAGCAACAAGGATAGTCAGGGAAGATCCCAAGTCTCGCCTGCAAGATATTTTTCTTGAAAAGATATGCGTTTCCCCCAAAAAAAGAGTTATCTCTCCAAAGAGCGTTAATCAAAAAAAATATATTGATGCCATCAGGAAGAATGACATTGTTTTCGGTATCGGACCGGCCGGGACGGGCAAGACTTATCTCGCCATGGCCATGGCTGTTTCATCGCTTTTAAAAGGAGAAGTTAAAAGAATTATCCTGACACGTCCTGCCGTTGAGGCTGGAGAAAAGCTCGGTTTTTTGCCCGGTGACCTGATAGAAAAGGTAAATCCCTACTTAAGGCCGCTCTATGATGCGCTTCATGATATGGTTGATTTTAATGAAGTCAAGGATATGCTGGAGAAGGATATTGTTGAAGTAGCGCCCCTTGCCTTTATGAGAGGAAGAACCCTTAACGATTCCTTTGTTATTCTCGATGAAGCGCAGAACACGACTTCCGAGCAGATGAAAATGCTGCTTACGCGGCTCGGCGTAGGGTCGAAGGCTATTATTACCGGTGATATAACGCAAATCGACCTTCCCATGGAAAAGGTTTCCGGTCTCGTCGAATCGAAACGGATACTGAAAGGGGTAGAAGGTATTGTCTTTATTGATTTTAACGATAAAGACGTTGTCAGGCACAGACTTGTTCAGGACATTGTCAATGCCTACGAAAGATTAAAGAAAAAACTCAACTGA
- a CDS encoding glycosyltransferase family 2 protein → MKTLIFFCGLWSAMIIGFIWSLKKLPKLRDDMKDIKDEPHSLPLMSIIIPACNEAAHIGSALSSLLQQDYPNMEIIAVNDRSTDETGEIIDKLAKKDERIKALHIKALPEGWLGKVNALHRGVQLAKGEWFLFTDADVHFHRGALRRTQMYANHYGADHVALFPKVHVNSFLLDLSVRTFGLLFLLSTRSALVNRQGSKTPMGIGAFNLVKSETFRKTPGFEWLRLEPCDDYGLGLMINRAGGKTRFALAEKDLSLTWYGSVREMFKGLEKNLFGPGLGYRWWRLALTLLLLWTLIAIPPLALVRGLESGSLPLLTAAIVAFGMNILLFFLSPEKGRARLTALFLPLGFFILALMMLWSGVKCMINGGIDWRGTHYSTKELKKGQRVKF, encoded by the coding sequence ATGAAAACGTTAATTTTCTTTTGCGGACTCTGGTCTGCCATGATAATCGGCTTTATCTGGTCCTTGAAAAAGTTGCCTAAGCTGCGGGATGACATGAAGGATATCAAAGACGAACCCCATAGCCTGCCCCTCATGAGCATCATTATTCCCGCCTGCAACGAAGCCGCCCATATCGGTTCCGCTCTTTCATCGCTGCTTCAGCAGGATTACCCAAACATGGAAATCATCGCCGTAAACGACCGCTCAACAGACGAAACGGGAGAGATCATCGATAAACTGGCAAAAAAGGATGAACGGATCAAGGCGCTGCATATTAAGGCCTTGCCCGAGGGCTGGCTCGGCAAGGTAAATGCCCTCCACCGGGGCGTGCAACTGGCAAAGGGGGAGTGGTTCCTCTTTACCGATGCCGATGTCCACTTTCACCGGGGAGCGCTGCGGCGGACACAGATGTACGCCAATCATTACGGGGCAGATCATGTGGCCCTTTTTCCCAAGGTCCATGTGAACAGCTTTTTACTCGATCTTTCGGTGCGAACCTTCGGTCTTCTTTTCCTGCTCTCTACCCGCTCGGCCCTGGTAAACCGCCAAGGGAGCAAAACACCCATGGGCATTGGCGCATTCAACCTGGTCAAGTCGGAAACCTTTCGCAAGACGCCCGGTTTTGAGTGGCTGCGTCTCGAACCCTGCGATGATTACGGTCTGGGACTCATGATCAACAGGGCAGGGGGGAAAACCCGCTTCGCCCTTGCCGAAAAAGACCTCTCACTCACCTGGTACGGCAGTGTAAGGGAAATGTTCAAGGGGCTTGAAAAAAACCTCTTCGGACCCGGTTTGGGATACCGGTGGTGGCGTCTGGCCCTTACCCTCTTGCTTTTATGGACATTAATCGCCATACCGCCCCTGGCGCTTGTAAGGGGGTTAGAAAGCGGCTCCCTGCCTCTCCTTACGGCAGCCATTGTTGCCTTCGGCATGAATATACTTCTATTCTTTCTGTCGCCGGAAAAGGGAAGGGCCAGGCTGACGGCTCTCTTCCTTCCCCTGGGTTTTTTTATTCTGGCGCTTATGATGCTCTGGTCGGGCGTAAAATGCATGATAAACGGCGGTATCGACTGGCGAGGCACGCATTATTCAACAAAGGAATTGAAAAAAGGGCAACGGGTGAAGTTTTAA
- a CDS encoding hemolysin family protein, translating into MGKNNNDRSFSWRNFLPFKWKKEVTQEELETIIDTGQETGLLDEDENEMIHRIFEMKDIVVREVMVPRTDVEALEINSSVEDVAKLVVKVGHSRIPVYEENIDRIVGIVYAKDLLKYWISKSKTDKIRDVMRKPLFVPETKNIDDLFKELKNQRIHIAVVVDEYGGTSGLVTIEDLIEEIVGDIQDEYDIEEDEFVVVEEGEYIADAKIDIDELSDKLGVIIPKEDYDTLGGFLVHMSNKIPAVDDVINYENITFTIIEADERRVAKVGIKMEPPAEKETNLQIQREE; encoded by the coding sequence TTGGGGAAAAATAATAATGATCGTTCCTTTTCGTGGAGGAACTTTCTGCCTTTTAAATGGAAGAAGGAGGTAACCCAGGAAGAGCTGGAGACCATTATCGATACGGGTCAGGAAACGGGCCTCCTCGACGAAGATGAAAATGAAATGATTCACCGTATCTTTGAAATGAAAGATATCGTCGTAAGGGAGGTCATGGTTCCCAGAACGGACGTTGAGGCGCTGGAAATCAACTCAAGCGTTGAAGATGTGGCAAAACTGGTCGTAAAGGTAGGCCATTCCAGGATACCCGTCTATGAGGAGAATATAGACAGGATTGTAGGCATTGTTTATGCCAAGGATCTGCTTAAATACTGGATCAGCAAGAGCAAGACCGACAAAATCAGGGATGTCATGAGAAAACCGCTTTTCGTTCCGGAAACAAAGAATATTGACGATCTTTTCAAGGAACTGAAAAACCAGCGCATTCATATTGCCGTCGTCGTCGATGAATATGGCGGAACGTCAGGTCTTGTTACCATCGAGGACCTTATTGAAGAAATTGTCGGTGATATCCAGGATGAGTATGATATCGAGGAAGATGAGTTTGTTGTTGTTGAAGAAGGTGAATACATAGCCGATGCCAAAATAGATATTGATGAACTTTCCGATAAGCTTGGTGTTATCATCCCAAAAGAGGATTATGATACGCTCGGCGGCTTTCTTGTCCATATGAGCAACAAGATTCCCGCAGTAGATGACGTTATAAATTATGAAAATATTACCTTTACCATTATTGAGGCTGATGAGCGGCGCGTTGCCAAGGTGGGGATAAAAATGGAGCCCCCGGCGGAAAAGGAGACAAACCTGCAAATCCAGCGGGAAGAGTAA